In Myxocyprinus asiaticus isolate MX2 ecotype Aquarium Trade chromosome 8, UBuf_Myxa_2, whole genome shotgun sequence, a single genomic region encodes these proteins:
- the LOC127445402 gene encoding clarin-2 encodes MPTLWKRIVFSFASILNIGSVVLLVVALSTERWITGTILCQTGVDLVNASNPELEQFTGYIYYGLFQGGKTRRCGLGTRRSKIYMFPKLIKKINGGLHMIIIFFIFIAIGFAVVSLAFCIYNARKVPYQSIKGPFGLYLWNFIAALFSAMGFACFLASVQCHQLTEHVANFRESLFSLVVLEESLGFSFWLCVASAVTHGANILVVASSKIHLPKIQTKKPEEPTATGDDFLY; translated from the exons ATGCCAACTTTGTGGAAACGGATCGTGTTCTCCTTCGCTTCTATACTCAACATCGGTTCTGTGGTACTTCTGGTTGTGGCACTCTCCACCGAGCGCTGGATCACCGGGACCATCTTGTGTCAGACAGGAGTGGATCTGGTGAACGCGTCTAACCCAGAGCTCGAGCAGTTCACAGGATACATTTACTACGGGCTCTTTCAGGGCGGGAAAACGCGGAGATGCGGGCTCGGGACCCGACGCTCCAAAATATATA TGTTCCCAAAgctcattaaaaaaatcaatgGTGGACTTCACATGATCATTATCTTCTTCATTTTCATCGCTATTGGCTTTGCAGTGGTCAGTTTAGCTTTCTGTATATATAATGCCAGAAAAGTTCCATACCAATCTATCAAAGGACCTTTTGGCCTCTACCTCTGGAATTTCATTGCAG CTCTGTTCAGTGCAATGGGCTTTGCATGTTTCCTTGCATCAGTTCAGTGCCATCAGCTCACGGAACATGTGGCCAACTTCCGTGAGAGTCTATTTAGCCTGGTGGTCCTTGAGGAGAGTCTTGGCTTCTCCTTCTGGTTATGCGTTGCCAGTGCGGTTACACATGGAGCTAACATACTTGTAGTCGCCTCCAGTAAAATTCACCTGCCTAAAATACAAACTAAGAAACCAGAGGAACCCACAGCCACAGGCGATGACTTCCTCTATTAA